One Fontisphaera persica DNA window includes the following coding sequences:
- the purS gene encoding phosphoribosylformylglycinamidine synthase subunit PurS, which translates to MKAKIVIAPKKAVLDPQGKAVQNALEHMGYGGIKAVHVGKYIEIDLEGQDARAAEAWLHEACHKILSNPIIEDYHFVIE; encoded by the coding sequence ATGAAAGCAAAGATTGTGATTGCGCCGAAAAAGGCGGTGTTGGACCCGCAAGGCAAGGCCGTGCAAAACGCGCTCGAACACATGGGCTATGGCGGCATCAAGGCTGTCCATGTGGGCAAGTACATTGAAATTGATTTGGAAGGCCAGGACGCCAGGGCGGCGGAAGCTTGGCTGCATGAGGCCTGCCACAAGATTTTAAGCAACCCCATCATTGAAGATTACCACTTCGTCATTGAATAA
- a CDS encoding molybdopterin molybdotransferase MoeA, with protein sequence MPTQPSAHPATVEQVLACLAAHVAPLPAEAVPLPRALGRVLRERVTAPEDQPPFDVAAMDGYAMREDETGELLQVVGARRAGDWQPQELQPGQALQVATGAALPAPGLRVIPREDLEPAGEKIRVLRRSPKTWVRRRGENVRAGQELLPPGVVLRHGQLALLASVGCVTPVVTRLPRLAHLVTGNELVRPEQTPGPGQIRDSNSTLVQTFFAELGLPVQSQRVGEEEAALRAALEPILTAATPPDLLLISGGASVGDHDFTRPVLEQLGFRLLIQRTAARPGRPLVFAVRPGTVAFGLPGNPLAHFVCLNLYVRAALQRLLAQSASPVFWPGRLAAPFNPGGSPWETLCPATWQPQADGLQVTLLPWQSSGDLTPLRYANAVARLPGGQTPLPAGAPVAFIPILP encoded by the coding sequence ATGCCAACCCAGCCCTCCGCCCACCCCGCCACCGTCGAACAAGTGCTCGCCTGCCTGGCCGCGCACGTGGCGCCGTTGCCCGCCGAAGCCGTCCCCTTGCCGCGCGCTCTGGGCCGGGTTTTGCGGGAGCGGGTGACGGCGCCCGAAGACCAGCCGCCCTTTGACGTGGCCGCCATGGACGGCTATGCCATGCGGGAAGACGAAACCGGCGAGCTCCTGCAAGTCGTGGGCGCCCGCCGGGCCGGCGATTGGCAGCCGCAGGAGCTTCAACCCGGCCAGGCCCTGCAAGTGGCCACCGGCGCGGCCCTGCCCGCGCCCGGCCTCCGCGTCATCCCCCGGGAGGACCTCGAGCCGGCCGGCGAAAAAATCCGCGTGCTGCGCCGGAGTCCCAAAACCTGGGTGCGCCGCCGCGGCGAAAACGTGCGCGCAGGCCAGGAGTTGCTGCCGCCGGGGGTGGTGCTGCGTCATGGCCAGTTGGCCCTCCTGGCCAGCGTGGGCTGCGTCACGCCCGTCGTCACCCGCCTGCCGCGCCTCGCGCATCTGGTGACCGGCAATGAGCTGGTCAGACCGGAGCAAACCCCCGGCCCCGGCCAGATTCGCGACTCCAATAGCACGCTGGTGCAGACTTTTTTTGCGGAACTCGGCCTGCCGGTGCAAAGCCAGCGCGTGGGGGAAGAGGAGGCCGCTTTGCGCGCCGCCTTGGAGCCGATTTTAACCGCCGCCACGCCGCCCGATTTGCTGCTCATTTCCGGCGGCGCCAGCGTGGGCGATCATGACTTCACGCGCCCCGTGCTGGAGCAGTTGGGTTTTCGTTTGTTGATTCAACGGACGGCCGCGCGCCCGGGACGCCCGTTGGTCTTTGCGGTGCGCCCGGGCACGGTGGCCTTTGGACTGCCGGGCAATCCGCTGGCCCATTTTGTCTGCCTGAACCTTTACGTGCGCGCCGCCCTGCAGCGTTTGTTGGCGCAGTCAGCATCGCCGGTGTTCTGGCCGGGACGTCTGGCCGCACCTTTCAATCCCGGCGGCTCGCCGTGGGAAACCTTGTGTCCCGCCACCTGGCAGCCGCAGGCCGATGGATTACAGGTCACCCTGTTGCCCTGGCAAAGTTCGGGGGACCTCACCCCCTTGCGCTACGCCAATGCCGTGGCCCGTTTGCCCGGGGGCCAGACACCGCTGCCCGCCGGCGCTCCGGTTGCCTTTATCCCCATCCTTCCATGA
- the hisG gene encoding ATP phosphoribosyltransferase, whose protein sequence is MKAQAKQANTETPRKLRLGLPKGSLQEATLEKMAKAGWNITLSSRSYVPYVDDPELEIRLIRAQEISRYVDHGHLDCGITGYDWIVENGSDVHEVGEFLFSKATRQAARWVLCVPEDSPIKSVKDLEGKRIATEVVNITKKYLRKHGVKAEVEFSWGATEVKAHEMVDAIVDITETGSSLRANKLRIVDTLLSSTPRLIANHSAWKDPWKRRKIEILALLLRGALDAEAKVGLKLNIEQARLPKVLERLPALRNPTISQLSQPGWVAVETIIDEHVVRELIPELKAAGAEGIIEYPLNKVVY, encoded by the coding sequence ATGAAAGCGCAAGCCAAGCAAGCAAACACCGAAACGCCGCGCAAGTTGCGGCTGGGGCTGCCCAAGGGCAGCCTGCAGGAAGCCACCTTGGAAAAAATGGCCAAGGCAGGCTGGAACATCACGTTGAGCAGCCGCTCCTACGTGCCCTATGTGGACGACCCGGAACTGGAAATCCGCCTCATTCGCGCGCAGGAGATTAGCCGGTACGTGGACCATGGGCATTTGGACTGCGGCATCACCGGTTATGACTGGATTGTGGAAAACGGCAGCGACGTGCATGAAGTGGGCGAGTTCTTGTTTTCCAAGGCCACCCGCCAGGCCGCGCGCTGGGTGTTGTGCGTGCCGGAGGATTCCCCCATCAAGTCTGTCAAGGACCTGGAAGGCAAGCGCATCGCCACCGAAGTGGTGAACATCACCAAAAAATACCTGCGCAAGCACGGCGTGAAGGCCGAGGTGGAGTTTTCCTGGGGGGCCACCGAAGTGAAGGCCCACGAAATGGTGGATGCCATTGTGGACATCACCGAAACCGGCTCCTCGTTGCGCGCCAATAAACTGCGAATCGTGGACACCTTGCTCTCCTCCACCCCGCGGCTCATCGCCAACCACAGCGCCTGGAAGGACCCCTGGAAGCGGCGCAAAATTGAAATCCTGGCCCTGTTGCTCCGGGGCGCCCTGGATGCCGAGGCCAAGGTGGGCCTCAAGCTCAACATCGAACAGGCGCGCCTGCCGAAGGTGCTGGAGCGGCTGCCGGCCCTGCGCAACCCCACCATCTCGCAGCTCAGCCAGCCAGGCTGGGTGGCGGTCGAAACCATCATTGACGAGCACGTGGTGCGCGAGCTGATTCCCGAACTGAAAGCCGCCGGCGCCGAGGGCATCATCGAATATCCCTTGAACAAAGTGGTGTATTAA
- a CDS encoding DUF2203 domain-containing protein has protein sequence MRLPALALPMHYRFTKHYTLDEARALLPQVRQWLTQLQRSSRALKKVDAQIFQMRQNGEDLGGPRVCEWVRLGVECMERMAEFQRRQILVKDIERGLVDFPSLRGDREVFLCWEMDEDDIQFWHDLDAGYAGREAIEE, from the coding sequence TTGAGACTCCCAGCGCTCGCCCTGCCCATGCACTACCGCTTCACCAAACACTACACGCTGGACGAGGCGCGCGCACTTCTGCCGCAGGTGCGCCAGTGGCTGACGCAGTTGCAACGGAGCAGCCGGGCGTTGAAAAAGGTGGATGCCCAAATCTTCCAGATGCGCCAAAACGGCGAAGACCTCGGCGGCCCGCGCGTGTGCGAATGGGTGCGCCTGGGGGTGGAATGCATGGAGAGGATGGCCGAATTCCAGCGCCGCCAGATTTTGGTCAAGGACATCGAGCGGGGGCTGGTGGATTTTCCCTCCCTGCGCGGTGACCGCGAGGTGTTCCTCTGCTGGGAAATGGACGAGGACGACATTCAATTCTGGCACGACCTGGATGCCGGTTATGCGGGACGGGAAGCCATTGAAGAATAA
- the purQ gene encoding phosphoribosylformylglycinamidine synthase subunit PurQ, producing MNFAVLQFPGSNCDQDCVHVLKNVLGHSAWLQWHKERSLGAADAVIVPGGFSYGDYLRTGAIARFSPVMQAVQEFAAQGGLVLGICNGFQILCEAGLLPGALVRNRSLQFRCEHVYLRVASAESPFTCLTPEGAVLRIPVAHGEGCYFADESTLAQLQANRQILWQYCTVQGELTERANPNGSLLNIAGICNAARNVAGLMPHPERASESILNGEDGRRLLESMMDWWQKHRAPKAA from the coding sequence ATGAATTTTGCCGTATTGCAATTTCCCGGTTCCAATTGTGACCAGGACTGCGTGCACGTCCTCAAAAACGTGCTGGGGCACAGCGCCTGGCTGCAGTGGCACAAGGAGCGGTCCCTGGGCGCGGCCGATGCCGTCATTGTGCCCGGCGGCTTCAGCTACGGCGATTACCTGCGCACGGGCGCCATCGCGCGGTTCAGTCCGGTGATGCAGGCTGTGCAGGAGTTTGCCGCGCAGGGGGGGCTGGTGCTGGGCATCTGCAATGGATTCCAGATTTTGTGCGAGGCCGGCCTGCTGCCGGGCGCGCTGGTGCGCAACCGCTCCCTGCAATTTCGTTGCGAGCATGTCTATTTGCGCGTCGCCAGCGCGGAGTCGCCGTTTACGTGCCTCACGCCGGAGGGCGCCGTGCTGCGCATCCCCGTGGCGCACGGGGAAGGCTGTTATTTCGCTGATGAAAGCACGCTGGCGCAGTTGCAGGCCAATCGCCAGATTCTCTGGCAGTACTGCACTGTGCAGGGTGAACTGACCGAGCGCGCCAACCCCAATGGCTCCCTGCTGAACATTGCAGGCATTTGCAATGCGGCCCGCAACGTGGCCGGCCTGATGCCCCACCCGGAGCGCGCCAGCGAGTCCATCCTGAACGGCGAGGATGGACGGCGGCTGCTGGAGAGCATGATGGACTGGTGGCAAAAACACCGCGCTCCCAAAGCAGCTTGA
- a CDS encoding AURKAIP1/COX24 domain-containing protein, giving the protein MGSLKKRRKAKINKHKRRKKLRAHRHKKRTWQK; this is encoded by the coding sequence ATGGGTTCCTTAAAGAAACGTCGGAAAGCGAAAATCAACAAGCACAAGCGGCGCAAGAAGCTCCGGGCGCATCGTCACAAGAAGCGCACCTGGCAGAAGTAA
- a CDS encoding molybdenum cofactor biosynthesis protein MoaE, producing MQIDVQITRARIEPWPPPPAGQAVSGAVVEFTGVVRGTENGAPIAALEYEAYDSMALSEMRRLLQELSAQFPCHAVRVIHRVGIVPAGEAAICVRVEAAHRQEAFGLMTTFLDALKRDVPIWKRRALKEPPSAS from the coding sequence ATGCAGATAGATGTGCAAATCACCCGGGCGCGCATTGAGCCGTGGCCGCCGCCGCCGGCGGGGCAGGCCGTTTCGGGCGCGGTGGTGGAATTCACTGGCGTGGTCCGCGGCACGGAAAATGGCGCGCCCATCGCCGCGCTGGAATATGAGGCTTATGACTCCATGGCCCTCAGCGAAATGCGCCGGTTGCTCCAGGAATTGAGCGCGCAATTTCCCTGTCATGCCGTCCGCGTCATTCATCGCGTGGGGATTGTGCCCGCGGGCGAGGCCGCCATCTGCGTGCGCGTGGAAGCGGCGCACCGCCAGGAAGCCTTTGGCCTGATGACCACCTTTCTGGACGCCTTGAAACGCGACGTGCCCATCTGGAAACGCCGCGCCTTGAAGGAGCCGCCTTCCGCCTCTTGA
- a CDS encoding tetratricopeptide repeat protein, whose protein sequence is MRERGMMRLGMAWAAALLLAGCARWPDSPPLLPSSRPPKTAPARPPARTNAVADARIEAAKSAEVEKRAELLARYAAGVAAEAQGNTPQALTEYLEAARRDITNEPLVLEVAMRLLQSRQVDPALELLRDCAARTNASHLVLAHLGWLSAQIGRTNDAVLFSQRAFQMAPTNFMACRTLVTHFLEQKQPEKARPYLDTAARQKGDGVFYVDLGELMLIYNRNSPASQQIPTNQILQVLGRARGLLDDNPAYRVKWAEMHENAGDTTTALAMYVDLLEVFADAPPVRDGLRAKLADLYLKGGQRQQAMSQLESFLKDHPRNAQVWFILGQVALEERQFARAGEALRQAIRLKPDYEPAYYEALRAYLSTNLVAEAMDLLDEARRRFPANFPLEYFTALAHLRKGDYANALKAFTAAEVIAAATEPERLNAGFYFQVGMVCERLKRFEDAATYFKKAIALEPDFAEALNYLGYMWAEQGVHLQEARELLERALKLEPKNAAYLDSMGWIYFKLGDLERARSYVEQAIALSEKPDATLHDHLGDIYAALKLWEKARAQWKKALELEPTDEIKKKLETAPNL, encoded by the coding sequence ATGCGTGAACGTGGGATGATGCGGCTGGGCATGGCATGGGCCGCGGCGCTGCTGCTGGCCGGTTGCGCCCGCTGGCCCGACAGCCCCCCCTTGCTGCCGTCCTCGCGTCCGCCCAAAACCGCCCCCGCCAGGCCGCCCGCCCGCACCAACGCCGTCGCGGACGCCCGCATCGAAGCCGCCAAATCGGCCGAGGTGGAAAAGCGCGCCGAGCTGCTGGCCCGTTATGCGGCGGGAGTGGCCGCGGAGGCCCAGGGCAACACGCCCCAGGCCCTGACCGAGTATTTGGAGGCGGCGCGGCGGGACATCACCAACGAGCCCCTGGTGCTGGAAGTGGCCATGCGCCTCCTGCAATCCCGTCAGGTGGACCCCGCCCTCGAACTCCTCCGCGACTGCGCCGCCCGCACCAATGCCTCCCACCTCGTCCTGGCCCACCTCGGCTGGCTCAGCGCCCAAATCGGCCGCACCAATGACGCCGTGCTTTTCAGCCAGCGCGCCTTCCAAATGGCTCCCACCAACTTCATGGCCTGTCGCACGCTGGTCACGCATTTCCTCGAGCAGAAACAACCCGAAAAAGCCCGGCCTTACCTCGACACCGCAGCCCGCCAGAAGGGCGACGGCGTGTTTTATGTGGACCTGGGCGAGCTGATGCTGATTTACAACCGCAACAGCCCGGCCTCCCAGCAAATCCCCACCAACCAAATCCTCCAGGTCCTGGGCCGCGCACGCGGATTGCTGGACGACAATCCCGCCTACCGCGTCAAATGGGCGGAAATGCACGAAAACGCCGGCGATACCACCACCGCCCTGGCCATGTACGTGGACCTGCTCGAGGTGTTTGCCGATGCGCCGCCCGTGCGCGACGGCCTGCGCGCCAAGCTGGCCGATTTGTATCTCAAAGGCGGCCAGCGCCAGCAAGCCATGAGCCAATTGGAGTCTTTTCTCAAGGACCATCCCCGCAACGCCCAGGTCTGGTTTATTCTGGGCCAGGTGGCCCTTGAAGAGCGCCAGTTTGCCCGCGCGGGTGAAGCGCTCCGGCAGGCCATCCGCCTCAAACCCGATTATGAGCCCGCCTACTATGAAGCGCTGAGAGCTTATCTCAGCACTAATCTGGTGGCGGAGGCCATGGACCTCCTCGACGAGGCCCGCCGGCGCTTCCCCGCCAATTTCCCCTTGGAATATTTCACGGCGCTTGCGCACTTGCGGAAGGGCGATTATGCCAATGCCCTCAAGGCCTTCACCGCCGCCGAAGTAATAGCCGCCGCCACCGAGCCGGAGCGCTTAAATGCCGGGTTTTACTTTCAAGTGGGCATGGTCTGCGAGCGACTGAAACGCTTCGAGGACGCGGCCACCTATTTCAAAAAGGCCATCGCCCTCGAGCCGGACTTTGCCGAGGCGCTCAATTACCTCGGCTACATGTGGGCCGAGCAGGGGGTGCATTTGCAGGAAGCCCGCGAGCTGCTCGAACGCGCCCTCAAGCTGGAACCCAAAAACGCCGCCTACCTCGACAGCATGGGCTGGATTTATTTCAAACTCGGCGATTTGGAGCGCGCCCGCTCCTATGTGGAGCAGGCCATTGCCCTGAGCGAGAAGCCCGATGCCACGCTGCATGACCATTTGGGCGACATCTACGCCGCCCTCAAACTCTGGGAAAAAGCCCGGGCGCAATGGAAAAAAGCCCTGGAACTGGAACCCACCGACGAAATCAAAAAGAAGCTCGAAACCGCGCCCAACCTTTGA
- the purL gene encoding phosphoribosylformylglycinamidine synthase subunit PurL, whose amino-acid sequence MSDPAITPELVQKHGLTPEEYQMILDILGRPPTYTELGIFSVMWSEHCSYKNTRPLLKTFPTQSCCILVGAGEENAGIVDIGDGLAIAFKMESHNHPSAVEPFQGAATGVGGIIRDIFTMGARPICALDSLRFGELSKPAVKRLFSGVVSGIAHYGNCFGIPTVGGEVYFDKSFEGNPLVNVFALGVLRHEQIARGKATGVGNPVFYVGPATGRDGLAGAAFASQDLTEESAEQQRGAVQVGDPFMEKLLVEACLELLATDAVAGIQDMGAAGLTCSTCETAARAGTGIEIELDRVPQRAPNMSAYEIMLSESQERMLIIVKKGREAEVQRIFDKWDLPWAQIGVVTDTGRMVVKHHGQVVADIPAAKLANDAPVYHRESRPPAYFAVTRAFTPAQLPDTTQPMAVLKKLLAWPTIASKNWVYRQYDHMVRNGTVVLPGSDAAVVRLKEDCLPVLPAGSPAAGRPVPEKYLALTSDCNAAYVYLDPYEGGKAAVAEAARNLACSGARPLGVTDNLNFGNPHNPELFYQLKEAVRGVAEACRVFDAPVTGGNCSLYNQSPDGPIDPTPTVAMVGIIEKREHITTQWFKTEGDAILLLGDPLDAADPCQGLGGSAYLLRLHRKKLGTPPPCDLAREKRLHDTLRELIAQGWVRSAHDCSEGGLAVCLAECCMSRREARGHSILLGAEVDLTPWRDARQDALWFGEAHGRVVISCAPEHVEALEALARSRGVPVHRLGVVKGQTLKIKTAAGTHSARLSTLHDLWWNALDRAMSA is encoded by the coding sequence ATGAGTGACCCTGCGATTACTCCCGAGCTGGTGCAGAAACATGGGCTGACCCCCGAGGAATACCAGATGATTCTGGACATTCTGGGGCGCCCGCCCACCTACACCGAGCTGGGCATTTTTTCCGTGATGTGGAGCGAGCATTGCTCCTATAAAAACACCCGCCCCTTGTTGAAAACCTTCCCCACCCAATCCTGCTGCATTCTGGTGGGCGCGGGCGAGGAAAACGCCGGCATTGTGGACATTGGCGACGGCCTGGCCATCGCTTTCAAAATGGAGTCCCACAACCACCCCAGCGCCGTGGAGCCGTTTCAGGGCGCGGCCACCGGCGTGGGCGGCATCATTCGCGACATCTTCACCATGGGGGCCCGCCCCATTTGCGCGCTGGACTCGCTGCGCTTTGGGGAGCTGTCCAAGCCGGCGGTCAAGCGCCTCTTTTCCGGGGTTGTTTCGGGGATTGCCCATTACGGCAACTGCTTCGGCATCCCCACTGTGGGCGGTGAGGTGTATTTCGACAAATCCTTTGAGGGCAACCCCCTGGTCAACGTCTTTGCCCTGGGCGTGCTGCGCCATGAACAAATCGCCCGCGGCAAGGCCACCGGCGTGGGCAACCCCGTCTTTTACGTCGGCCCCGCCACCGGCCGCGACGGCCTGGCGGGAGCGGCCTTTGCCTCGCAAGATTTGACCGAGGAATCCGCCGAGCAACAGCGCGGCGCCGTCCAGGTGGGCGACCCCTTCATGGAGAAATTGCTCGTCGAGGCCTGCCTGGAATTGCTCGCCACCGACGCCGTGGCCGGCATCCAGGACATGGGCGCAGCAGGGCTGACCTGCTCCACCTGCGAGACGGCCGCCCGCGCCGGCACGGGCATCGAGATTGAATTGGACCGCGTGCCCCAGCGCGCCCCCAACATGAGCGCCTACGAAATCATGCTCAGCGAATCCCAGGAGCGCATGCTGATTATCGTCAAAAAAGGGCGCGAAGCCGAAGTGCAGCGCATCTTTGACAAATGGGACCTGCCTTGGGCGCAAATCGGCGTCGTCACCGATACCGGCCGCATGGTGGTCAAGCATCATGGCCAGGTGGTGGCCGACATCCCCGCCGCCAAGCTGGCCAATGACGCCCCGGTGTATCATCGGGAGTCCCGCCCGCCCGCCTATTTCGCCGTGACCCGTGCCTTCACCCCGGCGCAACTGCCCGACACCACCCAGCCCATGGCGGTGCTCAAAAAGCTGCTGGCCTGGCCCACCATTGCCTCCAAAAATTGGGTCTATCGCCAGTATGACCACATGGTGCGCAACGGCACCGTGGTCTTGCCCGGTTCCGACGCCGCGGTGGTCCGCCTCAAGGAAGATTGCCTGCCCGTCCTGCCCGCCGGCTCACCCGCCGCCGGGCGGCCGGTGCCGGAAAAATACCTCGCCCTTACCTCCGACTGCAACGCCGCCTACGTCTATCTGGACCCCTACGAAGGCGGCAAGGCCGCCGTGGCCGAGGCGGCCCGCAACCTGGCCTGCTCCGGCGCGCGGCCCCTGGGCGTGACCGACAATCTCAACTTCGGCAACCCGCACAACCCGGAGCTTTTTTATCAATTAAAGGAAGCCGTGCGCGGCGTGGCCGAGGCCTGCCGGGTATTCGACGCGCCGGTCACGGGCGGCAACTGCAGCTTGTACAACCAAAGCCCTGACGGCCCCATTGACCCCACCCCCACGGTGGCCATGGTGGGCATCATCGAAAAACGCGAGCACATCACCACCCAGTGGTTCAAGACCGAGGGCGACGCGATCCTTCTCTTGGGCGATCCCCTGGACGCCGCGGACCCCTGCCAGGGCCTGGGCGGCTCGGCCTATTTGTTGCGCCTGCACCGCAAAAAACTGGGCACCCCGCCGCCTTGCGACCTGGCGCGCGAAAAACGGCTGCACGACACCTTGCGCGAATTGATTGCGCAGGGCTGGGTCCGCAGCGCCCACGATTGCAGCGAGGGCGGCCTCGCCGTCTGCCTGGCCGAGTGTTGCATGTCCCGCCGCGAGGCCCGCGGCCACAGCATTCTGCTGGGGGCCGAGGTGGACTTGACCCCGTGGAGGGACGCCCGCCAGGATGCCCTGTGGTTTGGCGAGGCCCACGGCCGGGTGGTGATTTCCTGCGCCCCGGAACACGTGGAAGCACTGGAGGCGCTGGCGCGCAGCCGCGGCGTGCCCGTGCATCGCCTGGGCGTGGTCAAAGGCCAGACCTTGAAAATTAAAACCGCGGCCGGCACCCACTCCGCCCGCTTGAGCACCCTCCACGACCTCTGGTGGAATGCCCTTGACCGCGCCATGAGCGCCTAG